A single genomic interval of ANME-2 cluster archaeon harbors:
- a CDS encoding TMEM165/GDT1 family protein translates to MDITPALATFGLVALAEMGDKTQLIIIALSARYSRTHVFAGLMAAFIVLTALAVGLGEVVVAFIGPGIIGIVAGLLFILFGVITILMNDDGDDDDNGDVKNLGARSAFMTAFSLIALAELGDKTELAVIALSAQSVSPNNY, encoded by the coding sequence ATGGACATAACCCCTGCCCTTGCTACATTCGGACTTGTCGCATTGGCAGAGATGGGCGATAAGACCCAGTTGATAATAATAGCACTGTCTGCCAGGTATTCCAGGACACATGTGTTTGCCGGTTTGATGGCTGCTTTTATAGTATTGACTGCGCTGGCAGTGGGTTTGGGTGAAGTGGTAGTTGCCTTTATCGGCCCTGGGATTATTGGGATCGTAGCAGGCTTGCTGTTCATATTGTTCGGGGTAATAACTATCCTGATGAATGACGATGGTGACGATGATGACAATGGCGATGTAAAAAACCTTGGAGCCCGCAGTGCTTTCATGACTGCATTTAGTCTAATAGCACTTGCAGAACTGGGTGACAAGACCGAGCTTGCTGTAATAGCACTTTCGGCCCAGTCAGTATCTCCGAATAACTATTGA